Proteins found in one Acidobacteriota bacterium genomic segment:
- a CDS encoding ABC-F family ATP-binding cassette domain-containing protein, translating to MGILLTTTGLTKAFGSHPLFEGIGCSVDSGDRIGLIGPNGAGKSTLLAILAGEIPPDEGTRSAQRGLRIGYLSQMPVFREGATIRDAVLEGAAGAHAGEEDWEAGFAADEYMARLSLLTEGRSAGTPVATLSGGWKKRVALARELVRKPDLLLLDEPTNHLDVDAILWLEELLARAPFATLTVTHDRVFLQRVANRILELDRRNANGLLDVRGDYATYLRVKEERLATDAQRELSLRNQLRRETEWLLRGAKARSTKQQARIQRAGALETEVGQLSERNRSQSVRLDFQDSGKNPKRLIEAKGIGKAYGANVLFSHLDLLVTPHSRIGLLGPNGCGKSTLLRTLLGTEKPDTGEVFRAENLQPVTFEQGRESLDPDSTVARTICPEGDHVEYRGALVHIRSYLDRFLFKEEQRDMKVARLSGGEQSRLLLARLMLKKTNLLVLDEPTNDLDLATLQVLEDCLADFPGAVILVTHDRYFLDRVTNRILAFGKDEKGRGTLTALAGLDQWEAWFAERKGAAPARRTAAKPSARKRRVGFKEQRELDGIEARVQAAEAARDALRDESEHPDHASDALKLVAILAALEEKQDEVDRLYARWAELERLAAGDPA from the coding sequence ATGGGAATCCTCCTCACCACGACGGGTCTCACGAAGGCCTTTGGCTCCCATCCCCTGTTCGAGGGGATCGGGTGCTCCGTGGACTCGGGCGACCGCATCGGCCTCATCGGCCCGAACGGCGCGGGCAAGTCCACGCTGCTCGCCATCCTCGCGGGCGAGATCCCGCCGGACGAGGGCACGCGCTCCGCCCAGCGGGGGCTGCGCATCGGGTACCTCTCCCAGATGCCGGTGTTCCGCGAGGGCGCGACGATCCGCGATGCGGTGCTCGAGGGCGCCGCGGGCGCGCACGCCGGCGAGGAGGACTGGGAAGCCGGGTTCGCGGCGGACGAGTACATGGCGCGGCTCTCGCTCCTGACGGAGGGACGCTCGGCCGGGACGCCCGTCGCGACGCTCTCCGGAGGGTGGAAGAAACGCGTTGCGCTCGCACGCGAGCTCGTCCGGAAGCCCGATCTCCTGCTCCTCGACGAGCCCACGAACCACCTCGACGTCGACGCGATCCTCTGGCTCGAGGAGCTGCTCGCCCGCGCGCCGTTCGCGACGCTCACGGTGACGCACGACCGGGTGTTCCTGCAACGCGTCGCGAACCGCATCCTCGAGCTCGACCGGCGGAACGCGAACGGCCTCCTCGACGTCCGCGGCGACTACGCGACGTACCTCCGGGTGAAGGAGGAGCGCCTCGCGACCGACGCTCAGCGCGAGCTGTCGCTCCGGAACCAGCTCCGGCGCGAGACGGAGTGGCTTCTCCGCGGCGCCAAGGCGCGCTCGACGAAGCAGCAGGCGCGCATCCAGAGGGCGGGCGCGCTCGAGACCGAGGTCGGGCAGCTGTCGGAGCGGAACCGGTCGCAGAGCGTCCGCCTCGACTTCCAGGACTCCGGGAAGAACCCGAAGCGGCTCATCGAGGCGAAGGGGATCGGCAAGGCGTACGGCGCGAACGTCCTCTTCTCGCACCTCGACCTCCTCGTCACGCCGCACAGCCGGATCGGCCTCCTCGGGCCTAACGGCTGCGGCAAGTCGACGCTCCTCCGGACGCTGCTCGGCACGGAGAAGCCCGACACGGGCGAGGTCTTCCGCGCGGAGAACCTCCAGCCGGTCACGTTCGAGCAGGGCCGCGAGAGCCTCGACCCGGACTCGACGGTCGCGAGGACGATCTGCCCCGAGGGCGACCACGTCGAGTACCGCGGCGCGCTCGTCCACATCCGGAGCTACCTCGACCGGTTCCTGTTCAAGGAAGAGCAGAGGGACATGAAGGTCGCCCGCCTCTCGGGCGGCGAGCAGAGCCGGCTGCTCCTTGCGCGGCTCATGCTGAAGAAGACGAACCTCCTCGTCCTCGACGAGCCGACGAACGACCTCGACCTCGCGACGCTCCAGGTGCTCGAGGACTGCCTCGCGGATTTCCCGGGCGCCGTCATCCTCGTGACGCACGACCGGTACTTCCTGGACCGCGTCACGAACCGCATCCTCGCGTTCGGGAAGGACGAGAAGGGCAGGGGGACGCTCACGGCGCTCGCCGGCCTCGACCAGTGGGAAGCGTGGTTCGCGGAGCGGAAGGGCGCCGCCCCGGCGCGCCGCACCGCCGCGAAGCCCTCCGCGCGGAAACGCCGGGTCGGCTTCAAGGAACAGCGGGAGCTCGACGGGATCGAGGCGCGCGTC